From a single Paramisgurnus dabryanus chromosome 17, PD_genome_1.1, whole genome shotgun sequence genomic region:
- the slc4a1ap gene encoding kanadaptin isoform X1: MMESEGVVHPKNIHFAMDTEESSDPGNGQLCNTKEDTASSNENTNDPFKKPAISVPSSFSMKKSDGSDSVKRPAKDPNSSKAKNSDCVIEHPQSTSHGKYTKPDPTNTPSDESLDKQKPGVDKIINVIPLKPKDTRPQIPVKLLQSGKFPPLPYTEPLWGSIPDVSYSFELLKNGAILDTVHLSQRSYFVVGRLPVCDVSLEHPSISRYHAVLQYRGRVGQDGEVEEERGFYVYDLGSTHGTFVNKSKIPPKTYIRLRVGHVLKFGGSTRLFILQGPEFDEEAESELTVTELREQARKHREELEKRMMGDGSDNDEEEEKDETEASASGRSSSDDAGCLWGMAEEAVPEEDENEENPFAAEFHEDQEAAYLKDPKKALQGFYDREGEELEFEYEEKGHSTWLCRIKLPVDDAVGRQLVAEVTHTGKKKEAAIQCCLEACRILEARGLLRQEAVSRKRKKKNWEDEDFYDSDDDTFLDRTGAVERKRSERMKKAGKIQEHPDTYKSLLAKLTEVEKELAETEKRLSSSGKGSSSSSLEDPLDAFMSVVRSMVALDGVERKKLHLHVAELKKEGQRLRKLVELTRPTQLPSLQPSGSSSEPAEKVKKLSLPMFGAIKGGGKFKLKTGTIGNLPPKRASLPPELFNMKELPSGGREEEEEEEEEEEEEEEEKEKKYEKTEDTDADDNNMEVIQSAEMDNTEHSHGNSPETRTHCPNEMKDSEDQTGEVVASHDKQKARSLNLHSKSASPSKEGCDNSISIVKSPKTSMKKTVIGLSRPPATMSKDYPEDDPDYCVWVPPADQTGDGRTHLNDKYGY; this comes from the exons ATGATGGAGTCTGAAGGCGTCGTACACCCTAAAAATATTCATTTTGCGATGGATACAGAGGAGAGTTCGGATCCTGGGAATGGTCAACTTTGTAATACGAAAGAGGACACCGCCAGCAGTAATGAAAACACGAACGACCCTTTCAAGAAACCGGCTATTTCCGTGCCCTCATCCTTCTCGATGAAGAAATCGGATGGGTCAGATTCGGTAAAGAGACCAGCAAAAGACCCAAACAGCTCCAAAGCAAAAAACAGCGATTGCGTTATTGAACATCCCCAATCAACTTCACATGGGAAATACACAAAACCTGACCCAACTAATACTCCATCAGACGAAAGTTTAGACAAACAGAAGCCCGGTGTAGATAAAATAATTAACGTTATTCCTCTCAAACCCAAGGACACCAGACCCCAAATCCCTGTCAAATTACTCCAGTCTGGTAAATTCCCTCCATTGCCGTACACGGAGCCACTGTGGGGATCTATTCCTGACGTCTCTTATTCGTTTGAGCTGCTTAAAAATGGCGCTATTTTAGACACGGTGCATCTGTCTCAAAGGAGTTATTTTGTGGTGGGTCGGCTGCCGGTGTGTGATGTGTCTCTGGAGCATCCGTCCATTTCCCGCTATCATGCTGTGCTGCAGTACCGGGGCCGAGTGGGGCAGGACGGGGAAGTGGAAGAGGAGAGGGGCTTCTATGTCTATGATCTGGGCAGTACTCATGGGACTTTTGTCAATAAGAGCAAGATACCGCCTAAAACATATATAAGGCTCCGCGTGGGACACGTGCTGAAGTTTGGCGGAAGCACCAGACTCTTTATACTGCAG GGTCCGGAGTTTGACGAAGAAGCAGAATCAGAACTGACGGTAACAGAGCTCAGAGAGCAGGCAAGGAAACACAGAGAAGAGCTTGAAAAAAGGATGATGGGTGATGGCTCCGATAATGATGAGGAGGAGGAGAAAGATGAGACTGAAGCCAGTGCATCAGGGAGAAGCTCTTCTGACGATGCTGGCTGCTTGTGGGGAATGG CTGAAGAGGCAGTGCCTGAAGAGGATGAAAATGAGGAGAATCCATTTGCTGCTGAGTTTCACGAGGATCAGGAAGCAGCGTACCTTAAAGATCCTAAAAAAGCCCTACAGGGCTTCTATGACAGAGAAG GAGAAGAACTAGAGTTTGAATATGAAGAAAAAGGACATAGCACCTGGCTCTGCCGAATTAA atTGCCTGTGGATGATGCAGTGGGCAGGCAGCTAGTGGCTGAGGTGACACACACGGGGAAAAAGAAAGAAGCAGCTATCCAGTGCTGTTTAGAGGCCTGCCGCATCCTAGAGGCTCGTGGTCTTCTGAGACAGGAGGCTG TGTCTCGGAAGCGCAAGAAGAAGAACTGGGAGGATGAAGATTTTTATGACAGTGATGATGACACGTTCCTAGACCGGACTGGTGCAGTAGAACGGAAGAGGTCAGAGCGTATGAAGAAGGCCGGAAAAATTCAGGAGCATCCTGATACCTATAAATCACTG ttggCCAAACTGACTGAGGTTGAGAAAGAGCTTGCTGAAACGGAGAAGAGGCTCAGTTCTTCTGGAAAAG GAAGCTCCAGCTCTTCCTTAGAGGACCCTCTTGATGCGTTCATGAGTGTTGTACGTAGCATGGTAGCTCTGGATGGTGTAGAAagaaaaaaactacatttacatGTGGCTGAGCTGAAGAAGGAGGGTCAGAGACTACGAAAACTGGTGGAGCTGACCAGACCTACCCAACTGCCTTCACTGCAGCCCAGTGG TTCTAGCAGTGAGCCTGCAGAGAAAGTAAAGAAGTTATCTTTACCTATGTTTGGAGCCATTAAGGGAGGAGGTAAATTCAAATTGAAGACTGGAACTATAGGA aatttgCCCCCAAAGCGAGCCAGTCTGCCCCCTGAGCTTTTCAACATGAAGGAGCTTCCCTCTGGTGGGagagaagaagaggaggaggaggaggaggaggaggaagaagaagaagaagaaaaagaaaagaaatatgAGAAGACAGAGGACACAGACGCTGATGATAATAATATGGAGGTTATTCAGTCTGCAGAGATGGACAACACAGAACACTCCCATGGCAATAGCCCCGAAACTCGCACTCACTGCCCTAACG AAATGAAAGACAGTGAAGACCAGACTGGTGAAGTAGTGGCATCTCATGATAAACAGAAGGCCAGATCTCTTAATCTTCACAGCAAAAGTGCCTCTCCatcaaaag AAGGATGTGACAACAGCATTTCTATTGTCAAGAGTCCAAAGACAAGTATGAAGAAAACAGTCATTGGCCTAAGCAGG CCACCTGCAACCATGTCCAAGGATTACCCAGAAGATG
- the slc4a1ap gene encoding kanadaptin isoform X2, producing MMESEGVVHPKNIHFAMDTEESSDPGNGQLCNTKEDTASSNENTNDPFKKPAISVPSSFSMKKSDGSDSGPEFDEEAESELTVTELREQARKHREELEKRMMGDGSDNDEEEEKDETEASASGRSSSDDAGCLWGMAEEAVPEEDENEENPFAAEFHEDQEAAYLKDPKKALQGFYDREGEELEFEYEEKGHSTWLCRIKLPVDDAVGRQLVAEVTHTGKKKEAAIQCCLEACRILEARGLLRQEAVSRKRKKKNWEDEDFYDSDDDTFLDRTGAVERKRSERMKKAGKIQEHPDTYKSLLAKLTEVEKELAETEKRLSSSGKGSSSSSLEDPLDAFMSVVRSMVALDGVERKKLHLHVAELKKEGQRLRKLVELTRPTQLPSLQPSGSSSEPAEKVKKLSLPMFGAIKGGGKFKLKTGTIGNLPPKRASLPPELFNMKELPSGGREEEEEEEEEEEEEEEEKEKKYEKTEDTDADDNNMEVIQSAEMDNTEHSHGNSPETRTHCPNEMKDSEDQTGEVVASHDKQKARSLNLHSKSASPSKEGCDNSISIVKSPKTSMKKTVIGLSRPPATMSKDYPEDDPDYCVWVPPADQTGDGRTHLNDKYGY from the exons ATGATGGAGTCTGAAGGCGTCGTACACCCTAAAAATATTCATTTTGCGATGGATACAGAGGAGAGTTCGGATCCTGGGAATGGTCAACTTTGTAATACGAAAGAGGACACCGCCAGCAGTAATGAAAACACGAACGACCCTTTCAAGAAACCGGCTATTTCCGTGCCCTCATCCTTCTCGATGAAGAAATCGGATGGGTCAGATTCG GGTCCGGAGTTTGACGAAGAAGCAGAATCAGAACTGACGGTAACAGAGCTCAGAGAGCAGGCAAGGAAACACAGAGAAGAGCTTGAAAAAAGGATGATGGGTGATGGCTCCGATAATGATGAGGAGGAGGAGAAAGATGAGACTGAAGCCAGTGCATCAGGGAGAAGCTCTTCTGACGATGCTGGCTGCTTGTGGGGAATGG CTGAAGAGGCAGTGCCTGAAGAGGATGAAAATGAGGAGAATCCATTTGCTGCTGAGTTTCACGAGGATCAGGAAGCAGCGTACCTTAAAGATCCTAAAAAAGCCCTACAGGGCTTCTATGACAGAGAAG GAGAAGAACTAGAGTTTGAATATGAAGAAAAAGGACATAGCACCTGGCTCTGCCGAATTAA atTGCCTGTGGATGATGCAGTGGGCAGGCAGCTAGTGGCTGAGGTGACACACACGGGGAAAAAGAAAGAAGCAGCTATCCAGTGCTGTTTAGAGGCCTGCCGCATCCTAGAGGCTCGTGGTCTTCTGAGACAGGAGGCTG TGTCTCGGAAGCGCAAGAAGAAGAACTGGGAGGATGAAGATTTTTATGACAGTGATGATGACACGTTCCTAGACCGGACTGGTGCAGTAGAACGGAAGAGGTCAGAGCGTATGAAGAAGGCCGGAAAAATTCAGGAGCATCCTGATACCTATAAATCACTG ttggCCAAACTGACTGAGGTTGAGAAAGAGCTTGCTGAAACGGAGAAGAGGCTCAGTTCTTCTGGAAAAG GAAGCTCCAGCTCTTCCTTAGAGGACCCTCTTGATGCGTTCATGAGTGTTGTACGTAGCATGGTAGCTCTGGATGGTGTAGAAagaaaaaaactacatttacatGTGGCTGAGCTGAAGAAGGAGGGTCAGAGACTACGAAAACTGGTGGAGCTGACCAGACCTACCCAACTGCCTTCACTGCAGCCCAGTGG TTCTAGCAGTGAGCCTGCAGAGAAAGTAAAGAAGTTATCTTTACCTATGTTTGGAGCCATTAAGGGAGGAGGTAAATTCAAATTGAAGACTGGAACTATAGGA aatttgCCCCCAAAGCGAGCCAGTCTGCCCCCTGAGCTTTTCAACATGAAGGAGCTTCCCTCTGGTGGGagagaagaagaggaggaggaggaggaggaggaggaagaagaagaagaagaaaaagaaaagaaatatgAGAAGACAGAGGACACAGACGCTGATGATAATAATATGGAGGTTATTCAGTCTGCAGAGATGGACAACACAGAACACTCCCATGGCAATAGCCCCGAAACTCGCACTCACTGCCCTAACG AAATGAAAGACAGTGAAGACCAGACTGGTGAAGTAGTGGCATCTCATGATAAACAGAAGGCCAGATCTCTTAATCTTCACAGCAAAAGTGCCTCTCCatcaaaag AAGGATGTGACAACAGCATTTCTATTGTCAAGAGTCCAAAGACAAGTATGAAGAAAACAGTCATTGGCCTAAGCAGG CCACCTGCAACCATGTCCAAGGATTACCCAGAAGATG